A stretch of DNA from Bacillus sp. Marseille-Q1617:
CCGATCGGGGCAAGCGGAGCACGCATCATCCTGACACTTGCTTACGAACTGAAACGCCGCGGCGGCGGAATCGGAATTGCGTCCATCTGTTCCGGTGGCGGCCAGGGAGATGCGGTTATGATTGAGGTGCCGAAGCAGTAGGCTGCGGATTTTGGAATGGTAGATTGGTAGAGTTTTAAGTTAGAGTTGGGTGCCTGGCTCGATTTGGTGGTTTTGAGCCAGGTTCAAATGAAGTGTTTTGAGCCAGGCTCAAACCGGGTCATCTGAGCCAGGCACCTTATGGAGTTTAGCGGTGCCAGGAACAAACGAGCCATGTTGTGCCAGGAACAATCGATGCACTTTGTGCCAGGCACAAATCAAGCAACCTTAGCCAGGCACCGCACCGGGCTCGCCGGTGTACCAGGTACAAAAGGCAGCCAGTGTACCTGGTACAAATCAACGGGCCTGGACCAGGTACACAAATTCGAAATTTCAAATTTATCCAGCAGTTGGTTGGAGTGGAAGACGAAGACTCCTGCGGGAAGAGTAGCTGATGTGAGACCCCGCAGGAACGAAGTGACGAGGAGGCTCACGGGCTACCCGCGGAAAGCGAAGTCTTCCACGGAAACCAACTGCGGTATAGAGGGACCATTTTTCAATCAAAGGGGAGAACAAACAATGAACATAAAAAAAGTCATGGTCATCGGAGCCGGACAAATGGGCTCGGGGATTGCCCAGGTATGTGCACAGGCAGGATTTGAAGTATTTTTAAATGACCTTAAAGAAGAATTCGTCCAAAAAGGAATCGGCGTCATCACCAAGAACCTTTCCCGTTCAGTCGAAAAAGGCAGAATGAGTGAAGGGGACAAAGAAGCGACGCTAAACAGACTGACGGCTTCAACGGATATCAACAACGCGAAAAACGTCGATATCGTCATCGAAGCAGCGGTTGAGAACATGGAAATCAAAACGAAGATCTTCGCTCAGCTGGATGAGATCGCCCCTGAGCATGCAATCCTTGCAACAAATACATCTTCACTTCCAATCACAGAGATTGCAGCGGCTACGAAGCGTCCTGAACAGGTGATTGGGATGCACTTCATGAATCCGGTACCGGTAATGAAGCTTGTTGAAATCATCCGCGGACTTGCGACAACGGATGAGGTGTATCAGGCGATCGAGGATATGACGAAATCACTGAACAAAGTGCCTGTTGAGGTGGAAGACTTCCCGGGATTCGTTTCGAACCGCATCCTGATGCCGATGATCAACGAAGCGGTCTACACGCTGTATGAAGGTGTGGCGAGTAAGGAAGCGATCGATGAAGTGATGAAGCTTGGTATGAATCATCCGATGGGGCCTCTGACGCTGGCTGATTTCATCGGGCTCGACACGTGCCTCTACATCATGGAAACCCTTCACGAAGGCTTCGGTGACGACAAATACCGCCCATGCCCGCTCCTAAGAAAATACGTAAAAGCAGGCTGGCTCGGCAAGAAGACTGGAAGAGGTTTCTACTCTTACGAATAAACAGCGTCTGGAGTAATGCACACGAACATCCGGGAGGGGACAATCATGGAATTACGATTCACGGAAGAACAGCAGATGATGCGCAAGATGGTGCGCGATTTTGCACAAACAGAAATACAGCCTTTTGTGGAAAAGATGGAAGAGGGGCATTTTCCACGTGAGATTTTAAATAAAATGGCGGAGCTCGGCCTGATGGGAATCACGATCCCTGAAAAATACGGCGGCTCCGAGATGGATTTCACATCCTACATCATCGCGATTCACGAACTGTCAAAAGTAAGCGCAACCATCGGGGTAATCCTGTCGGTTCATACTTCGGTGGGAACGAATCCGATCCTATATTTCGGAAATGAAGAACAAAAACAGAAGTACCTTCCAAAGCTTGCTTCTGGTGAGTATTTAGGGGCTTTCTGTTTGACGGAGCCAAGCGCGGGGTCTGATGCGAAGAGCTTGAAGTCAAAAGCGGAAAAGCGCGGCGATCACTATGTACTGAATGGTTCGAAGGTCTTCATCACAAACGGGGGCGAAGCGGATACATATATCGTGTTCGCTGTCACCGATCCTGCAAAGGGAAGCCGCGGGGTATCGGCATTCATCGTCGAAAAGGATACGCCTGGGCTGATCATCGGGAAAGACGAACACAAAATGGGCCTTCACGGCTCAAGAACGGTTCAGCTGACGTTTGAAGATATGAAGGTACCGGCAGAAAACCTTCTTGGTCAAGAAGGGGAAGGCTTTAAGATCGCGATGGCAAACCTGGATGTCGGACGCATAGGTATCGCAGCACAGGCACTGGGAATCGCGGAAGGAGCGTTCGATTACGCAACTGACTATGCGAAAGAACGCGTTCAGTTCGGCAAGCCGATTGCCGCCCAGCAGGGGATCGGGTTCAAGCTGGCCGACATGGCAACCGCCGTTGAAGGTGCGAAACTCTTGGTCTACAGAGCGGCAGACCTTCGCGCCCAAGGCATCTCCTGCGGAAAAGAAGCCTCCATGGCCAAACTTTTCGCCTCCAAAACAGCCGTCGACGTCACAACAGAAGCCATCCAGGTCTACGGAGGCTACGGCTACACCAAAGAATACCCGGTCGAGCGCCTATTCCGAGACGCCAAAGTAACTGAGATCTATGAAGGCACGAGTGAGATTCAGAGAATGGTCATCGGGAAGAATTTATTGGTTTAAGAGGTTTTTAGTGAAACTCAAGAATGAGAAATGGCTGGTTCCAGCGTTGGTTGGAGTGCAAGACGAAGACTCCTATCAGAAAAGCGGAAGGGCTTTGAAGAGAGGCGTGTGGCATAAGACGAATCGGCCTGGAAGGCGTTCTTTGCCTTCTTGGTCGGTTTGGCTTATGACATGTGCCTCTAAGCCCTGCAGCTAGACAGTGAACTCCTTGAAGAAGCCGAGGAGGCTCACGGGCTGCCCGCGGAAAGCGAAGTCTTGCACGGAAACCATAAGCGGTGGTTAAACGGTCCAAAATAGATTCCAACAAAGATGGGAGAAAAAATCATGAATTTTAAATTATCTGAAGAACATGAAATGATTCGCAAGATGGTACGCGATTTTGCCCGCAATGAGGTGGCACCGACTGCTGCGGAGCGCGATGAAGAAGAACGCTTCGATATGGATATTTTCCACAAAATGGCGGAGCTCGGCTTGACCGGGATTCCTTGGCCGGAAGAGTACGGCGGGATCGGAAGCGACTATCTTGCTTACTGCATCGCAGTCGAGGAGCTTTCAAGAGTGTGTGCATCCACGGGTGTAACCCTGTCAGCCCACACGTCTTTAGCGGGATGGCCGGTTTATAAA
This window harbors:
- a CDS encoding 3-hydroxybutyryl-CoA dehydrogenase; translated protein: MNIKKVMVIGAGQMGSGIAQVCAQAGFEVFLNDLKEEFVQKGIGVITKNLSRSVEKGRMSEGDKEATLNRLTASTDINNAKNVDIVIEAAVENMEIKTKIFAQLDEIAPEHAILATNTSSLPITEIAAATKRPEQVIGMHFMNPVPVMKLVEIIRGLATTDEVYQAIEDMTKSLNKVPVEVEDFPGFVSNRILMPMINEAVYTLYEGVASKEAIDEVMKLGMNHPMGPLTLADFIGLDTCLYIMETLHEGFGDDKYRPCPLLRKYVKAGWLGKKTGRGFYSYE
- a CDS encoding acyl-CoA dehydrogenase translates to MELRFTEEQQMMRKMVRDFAQTEIQPFVEKMEEGHFPREILNKMAELGLMGITIPEKYGGSEMDFTSYIIAIHELSKVSATIGVILSVHTSVGTNPILYFGNEEQKQKYLPKLASGEYLGAFCLTEPSAGSDAKSLKSKAEKRGDHYVLNGSKVFITNGGEADTYIVFAVTDPAKGSRGVSAFIVEKDTPGLIIGKDEHKMGLHGSRTVQLTFEDMKVPAENLLGQEGEGFKIAMANLDVGRIGIAAQALGIAEGAFDYATDYAKERVQFGKPIAAQQGIGFKLADMATAVEGAKLLVYRAADLRAQGISCGKEASMAKLFASKTAVDVTTEAIQVYGGYGYTKEYPVERLFRDAKVTEIYEGTSEIQRMVIGKNLLV